The Cucumis melo cultivar AY chromosome 9, USDA_Cmelo_AY_1.0, whole genome shotgun sequence genome includes the window ctactttattctataaatattttatttcacaAAACAACATAATCAACACACTTGaatcaaataaatcaaaattaaaagagaaatcATCAAAAATGGCAAAGTGCATAAATTATCTACGCTTTATGCCCAAATCAAATGTAATGGGTTTTTGTTCTTTAGTGGTTTTTTTTCTCGTatagtgtaaatagtttgtatttcttttgttattattaaaaaaatctcttattaaaaactaattttaacGATTTCTTTTCTCTCCAAAACTTAAATCTCTCGCATCTCCTCTCAcaccttttatttatttatttatttcgaatgaaaattttgaaacaaatcaaaataacaaaattgagtagagtaacaaaataaaatagaacTAATGTATTGGTGTTAACATCCatgacaaaataaaataaactagaaaaataaaataaaataagtctAACACAATGTATAAACAAGCTCTATGGAAACTGCATTAAATATTCCAACAATGAATCACAAAACCACCAGAAGAAGGGAAGAATAAAGAATTTGGAGGAAGAAAAAACACATTAATGAATCACAAAATATGCCAAGCTTGAGGCACTAcaaaatttggattttttttttaataatgtgtttttccaaaagtaatgtaaaaaatacaaaaataaggTAATTTGGACAAAGTCGGGTCCATGACTTCAATGAGATGGCATGTAAACCCCAcaccttttttttatttaatatatatattaatatttaaatctctaaattccaatttcaaaaatatatttccttattaaatatatttccaaattccaattttcaattttaaaaaatatcattccaaattctaatcttcaattcttttaaaatagatatatattaacaaaatatgttgttaaaaatatattaaacaaatatttgcaatccactaatataaacaaaatataaaaaaaaaataaaatcaaaatgaaaaagtatggcgagaataattatattgtatggaaattaaaatatctaaatttttttagaatcaCAATATCTAATTCTATTGAAAATAGTTAATAGTTTggaatttggaaagatattcttgaatcaaaatgaaaatagtttgaaatttggaaagatatttaataagaaatatatttttggaaattggaatttgaagatttggtatttaatatatatattaaatatctttaaaaaaaagaaaaagaaaaaagtgtgGGGTCCACATCTCATTTAAGTCGTCGACCGGTCTACGACTTTCAAGCCAAACTTTGGCCAAACTACCATACTTTTGTCAATAGTTTTCCttctaccctatttttgacattagttttaaaaaaacacattatttaaaaaaaatctaaaatttgtaTGTGGATGAAATGCATCTAGCATACTAGTTCGTAAAAGTGAAGTGACTTCTTGAGTTTTTCAATAAAACATCAATTTATTATTTAGcctttaattaaaattaaacccaaaaataattaagagtGATTATCTTATTTAGTTGCTTAATCATACAAATATAGAAGTCACTTTATCATTCCATTAGAGAGTTAACATAATCTTAATGATAAAGACCAAAATATGcttttttttagttcaataactaaaacatacatttttaaaagtttagggaccaaaatacaacaagatacaaaatttaaaaaataaccgCTAGTTATCAGTCTCCCGAACCATTGGGCCAACTATAATTTCTCATTTGAGGAAAACTAAATCATTTGCTGCTTGCCACATGTCATAATTTCATCGGACCaccttttttatatttttcttttaaaaaattcatcTATATTCCCTCGTTCTTAGGttttttgagaaattttaaGAAATAACACCTTTTTTGTTTTATACTTCAAAAGTAGCACAGTTTTAGAAattcataattttgtttttctcggTCAACCTCAACCGAGATCAACCTTGAAAttctttccaaattttaaaaaactcttTTAGTGAAATTTCTCGTTCTCTCCTGGCCAAATGCGTCACTAAGATAATGTGttcattattaaaattttgaaaataaaaggaTATAGCAAATGATTGAAACACCCATAGAATTACATCTGTTTGATATCCTCACAAAGccctaaaccctaaacattTTTATCATTTCACCCGAGAACTAAGCGAGAACTCCTAAAGATTTTCGAATTTCTCTGATTCTTGCATCCCCAAATTTGAAGAATCCATCCTCGAACTAAAATAGGTCAAGATGAATTACTTTGAACAATTCCAAGGTCTTAGTTTTTAGTTTATGTTTTTAGGTTTTTAGTTTAAAGTCTTAGGCGAATGAGAAACTCTGTAGTTTTGGTGCTCTTATTTAGTTATTGTTGAGTTAACCTAAACTAATATTACTTTTTTTCGTGAACTCCTTCGAAGAATCTAGGCTTTTTCATGAATCTTGGTCCGTGCAGATGATGAATCTCAGTCGAGATTTATGTCTTTGTCTCGAGATTCCTTGAAGAAGTCCCGAGATCAAATGAGTTTCACATGCATCTTGTAGGGTAATAATCTCGTGGTcgatttctcccgagattaccACATAGAATGCATGCAAAATCCTAATCTCATGGCATCCCAATTCAATGTTGTCCAAGTTTTATTGTTTATTCATGTAATCTCATCCAACGATGTCTCATCCCTCTTCGACCTCTCTCAACAAAATGTAATGGTAGAGAGATCCATTGAACACCAACTTCACCTCTGAGAAGTGTCCAAAGATGGTTTCCCTAAACATGTGAAGTATTTTGTGGGTTAATCTCGGGGCCATCTTAGGGCATTCTCGGTCGAGAAATTACATGAATAAGCAATAAAACTCGGGCAAAATTGCACTGGGATGCCACAAGATTAGGGTTTTGCATGCATTGTGTGTGGTAATCTCGATCCCAATCTCGAACGAAATTGACCCCGAATGTACCCTACAAAATGCATATGAAACTCATATAACATCTCGAGACTTCTTCAACGAATCTCGAGAAAAGTTCATGAATCTCGCCCGAGATTCGTCATCTACACTTGCTAAGATTCATAAAAAAAGCTGAGATTCTAGAAGGAGTTCACGATAAACAATGACATAAACCCAAATTAACTCAACGTCTCAATAATAACTACATCAAATTGTCATCCGCCTCAGATTTCAAACTAAAAATCTAAACACATaaactaaaaaactaaaaacaaaggTACCTTGACCAATTTGAGTTCGAGGATGACTTCTTCAAATTTAGGGAAGCAAGAATCATAGAATTTTGAAAGATTTTGGGAGTGTTCTCGCTTAGTTCTTAGTTGAAATGAGAAAAGTTTTGAGGGTTTAGCGTGTTTTACGAGGATATCAAACAGTTTGTATTCCATGGGTATTTCGGTCATTTTCTATATccctttatttttaaattttaataataaatgcACTATCTCGATTCCGCACTCGGCCGAGAGAGACCACAAAATTTCATTGAAAgagatttttaaaatttgggaaGAATATCGGGGTCGATCTTGGCCGAGATTGACTCCACtaaaactttctttcttttcttaatagTTCAAAAccgagaaaaataaaattacgaGTTTCCaaaattgtgttttttttaaatatagaaccAAAATGGTACTAGTTTTgtcaattttcctttttttcctcTCATCCATAGTCGCTACAAAAGATGGTTGTTGTTCGCTAATGCCtaagttttcattttaaaatttcaaattactCTATTTATCTAAATATTTTGTAATGAATCATATTCTTCTAAATGGTTTTTTAGAgtacaatatttttaaaaaggaTCCCTCCAATTTTgcattttgtttcaaaaatacatttaaacttttaaaagtttaaaaaaacctcaaattttcaaaaagatTTAGAAATATCCTTATCTTATTGCTAGATTTGGACGGAAATAAttaaagtttttgtttaaaaaatatgaactatttaaaattttcaaaaatactattgaacttagaaaaaaaaaaagttaaaagaaactACTTTTACAATTAATATATATGAACTGAAACTAATAATACCTTGTTGAAAAAATAACTATAAGTGATTAATTTATTTGAAGTTTGTTAGGTTTTATGAGATTGACAATATTTGTATCATAGCTTCAAATATCAAAAATATAATTGTATTGCTATTGTTTTAAGAAAATGATGGTCTACATATAAATGTTGTTTCCGTAAGATACTTGCATTTTCTGTTTCTCCTACAAACATCTTACTTTATTCTTTGTGAGGTTGCTATGAAAGTTAGGGTTGCTTGCTATGAAAGTTAGGGTTGCTTACTATGATTCCActtgttatatttaaaatacaTTTAGTCCTCCGGTTAGGGTTGGTCATTCAACTTGTCTTAAGAGCAACATTTGTGTTATTCTCATGTTGTACTAGTTGTTTTAGTTTGTGTTAGCAGAAAAGAACGTTACATGTATTGGATACATACTTTCATTCTTCTTACTATTGTGCATTGTGATTCATTGAGAAGTAGGGACGTTCAAATAACCCGGACAATCCAACCCAAATTGTAAGGAATGAGCTAGgttagtttttattttgggaagggttgggttgagttgaatttttaaaaatccaGGCTGACCCAACCCAATAAgaatttataatattattaaaatatttattacaacttataaatattataattcataCACAATATtatgaagttttttttaaaaaaaatttgtaatatatatgttgaattttgatatttaacatttaagtttcatttgagttttatgaaattttagttattaaaatGTATTGTAGACAaatttaggggtcttttaaaaaatataacaaagtggcaaaatatttagacggtataaaacaattctaaaaaaggaaaaagcttACAGACccataatggaaaataccaaaaatgtcttgTCAACAACGTGCccaatatatttggtacacgatcgtttagatttggctattgtttggtacataatcgtttagaatTTGGTCATctagatttggataaccaaatctaaacgatttattttctcaattctatcgtttaatttggttacacgatcgtttagatttgattgtttagatttggttacatgatcgtttagattttgctaaaagattttttttaagattcttttggtacacgatcgtttagatttgtttatgttaatttttttaaagattctttggtacacgatcatttagatttggctaagcgatttttttaattcttttggaacgatttttttaaagattctttttatacatgatcttttttATTTGGGTTACccctaaatctaaacaacgtaaaaaggagaacgaaaagaagaaagacgatgcactcagtgaaaaaaagaaaaataaaaagaagaaagacaatagaaagaaatcagatttggttccTCAAATCTAAAGGAcataaaaatagaaaaggaaaagaagaaagacaatgtaCATAGctaagaaaagagaaaaagatgaaagaagatagaaataaatcagatttgggacataaaaaaagaagcggaaaagaagaaatatgattCACAATGGGAAAAAAAcagtaaaggaagaaagacgattcgcagaggagaagaaagatggaaggacaaacccagaatatttaaaaaatgactaactttatgagATTTgttatcataaatattttaatagtttgttatatttatgaaagtttcccacaaatttaagtattttaagttaataaataatatgtttaaaaaataaaataaataaataaccccAACCTAATCCAACTCATGTGCAACCCTCGGTTTAGGTTGGGTTGAAGATCTCATTTGAGCTATTTAGGTTAGGGGAAGCCTACGTCATTCAAACAAATGAGATTTCGTACGACTGAAAGATACAACAAGATGAGAAGGAGTCTCACAAACTTGAGGGGAGCTGAAGTTCTTTAGAGAGAATATCTGTCATGGGGAGCATAGGACAACCTTTACTAAAAGGTAgataataaatgaaaaagatCGGAGAAGGAAATAGTGTTGATAGgctaattaaaaaaagaaaaaaacctcaAGAACCAAATCGTCTCTAAACGAGACCAATATAATTAGTTTAaaattgattcttttttaattcaataaaatttcaaataaatttatcatTAATCACTACACTAACGTTAAAGTTATTTAAATTTAGAGTTACTTTTGCAACGAGATATTAACGGTTTTAGTTCATATACTAATTGTGAgagtatgtttttttttttataaaaaaataacttcaattgtattttttaattCGAGGTTTTTCATGTTAATTTTGGTGCTTCtagttttattgatttttttttaatttttatttattattgttttacctaGTAGTGAAAGGGTTTTCCCAAAAAGTAATATCAAAACTTTATGTTTGtagttttttgaatttttttagtaTACTATGTGGTAGCAATATTGTTTGAACTTCcacattgtaaaaaaaaattggaacatGCTACAATATTTGTAAATGATATGTTGATTTGCTAGGAATGAGACACATATGTCAAACTTATGTGATTTGCTAAGAAAGGCAAATTACTCTTTAGAGATATTTAGATGAATGTGATTGAAAAATCAATCCAGTTATGTTTTCAATTGAGTTTCATTTCAATTGATCCATCAATAGAATTTTATTACGATTGCACTACATTTCATTATGAATCAATAAATGTAACCTAAATGATTGATCcatcaataaaattttattacaaTTGCCCTACTTTCATTATGAATCGGTAAATGTAACATAAATAACGAGAGTtgtataataatttaaaataattcacaGTAATTTAATAATGAATTATTACTCTTAATTCAACtagtaataaataataaattgatGGAATGAATTGCataattgtaattaatttattttaaaatgaatGTTTTGGTCAAACAAAACGTTATTGATAATTAAATCCTACCTTTTTAATATAGATAGAGACGTAGGCATagatagtataaatatttatagtatatataaaaggagGAAAGTTGAGAAAATTTTGGTTATTTAATGGTTTATTGTAATTTACTTTTttaactttatattttattttaaattaattattgtaattattgtcTCATACATATTCACATTTTCTTCTCATAATTTCTGTTGCtaactttatttttcaatttgaagtTCATTATTACAATTATTGTCTCGTTTCTTCCAACCATTCATATTTCTTTCTCatattaacatttttttttaaatctttttcaacctttcaaaattcttcatttttaatatttggATATAAAAATcctaatttttttcatttatgttCACAAAACATAGCAAAATGTTAAGGGTgaagaaaaaatcaaatcaaactttctattcccttcaattttttttttcattttgttgtttattttcttttatatagaAGTATGTTTGTGTATATTCCTTCATTATATATTTCCTTTTAGTACACAACATAAGTTGAAAAAACTTGAACCACCAACTTCGTGATTGACATGTACATATGTCTatgttttttatgtttaaatcatgtaatattgagaattttttttaatgtaactaTGGAAATCTTgttcatgtttttttcttcatttaattttttttgaaaactattttattaatgaaatggttgagacttatattttgattttgttaaaacaATGCAAATATTATTAGAATATTAAGTATACAAAAAGTGTAAAGTAAGAAATATCAAAGtctttcctttaattttttacctacaaaatcattaaaataaattatgatttcctatttataattttagaagaaatatgattttggtggatgttttaatatttcattataactttttttagtATTGCTTTAGTGGTAATTCTGTCGTTCTAAATCTATGGTCATTTTCACATTTCACAAGATAGAAGTTATATTTCGTTAACTTGTCATCtccttaattaaaaaaaaaagttttgattCCATAAACGATATTAGTTAATGATCTATGTTATTAGGGCCGTAATGTAACTTTCCCATCATCCATAACTAATATTACATAATGTTATATGTTATTACACAACTAACAACTTTTCTATCTTCCactttatttaaatatatatagattAGATGGTTAAGTTTGTAATATGTAAGCTCAAGATGTTAAGaaaagaattttgaattgtacaaacaaatcaaattcaaatataCATTCGAAAGATGACAAAATTGTCTCTTTACTGAATAAATTCATTTCCCCCTACTACGATGTAAATATATAAGAAggatataaatatgaaaatatcgAAATGACTGTTCcaattttataaagttaagttaaaactataattttttcgTGTGTAATTTTCACGTGCATCGCACACGTTGTTTACTAGTAGATATTAAAAGTGTAACTTCAACCTCGCTACTAGCAATTTTGTTACGATGTTAATTGTTATCTGttatcaaaaatttaaaaataacaataagaagaagaagagtagTGTAATTGTAACAAATATTATTGGTTTAAGGTAGATTAATCAAAACGAGAATTTGTTCCTAGAGCCAAGACTTGAAACTACACTCTATAGTTTTAAATACACAATTATGTATACATTGTTATTACTTATGACATATTAACATGTATCAATGTGTCTTGATGCTAACCATTGAATTTGAACTAAGATTTAATCAGTGACATGTGTTATTGAATAAGAGATTACACCTAACCATCAAATCTAAACTATGGTTTGATTAGAGACATTTGTTATTGAACAAAAGATCCAAAAATAAAGACGAACCTTTGTAATATGAGATTAAGCCATAAGATCCCGCTATATCCACTCCATGATAGTTAATAATTTGTATAACTAAGTAAAGAACAATGAGTTTGAATGGGTATGGATATGATTTAGGTCCAATTGAAATTTGTAGTGGTGCAATATAGATAGTAGtcttcaaattaaaatttgtcgtgtgataaatatttttttttaaatggataGTTTTCTTACAATGGAATTAAGACTACATACATTTTATTTAGTTTGAATTTGATTATAGaaaaaaacttttttcaaaaattcatttatatttatatactttTCTGCTTAAGATATATTTAAAAAGACTATTTGAATGTCGgtctaaaatgatttattttttaaattaaatacttAAAAATATATTCCAACACACCATATGATtgttttctaaaacaaaatcgaattaaatttgactaaaaaattaaatcctcacctaatgaaattaaaaaacttaaaattattcTAAATGTCAAAACTTTTCGAAATGTCGCAATTTATCTATAATAAACTATTATCAATGTGATAAACCTAAATAGTACTTTTTATAGTTCATCGCAAGTAAACTACCATGTTTTGTAACATTTATAGATATTATATCTAAGAATAGTCGATGAAACTTGATAAGAAAAACAGTATATATTTTACCAAACAAGGCTTAGACAACCGTACTAGTAAATTCCGACTACGTCATCAATTCTAAGACACGCATTGTTGGTAGATGACTATGCTATACTAATCCTTTATTTTAAGTTAAGACCAatgtttataaaagaaaatgttggcaaagtaataataataataatgataattataTCCAGTTATATTCAAATTactttttctccaaaataaataaataaaacattcaATTGCTTGGAAATCTCAAATTAGAAATAATCAAACTTTGGATGGATGAAACTTTAGgaagaaaaatggttgggatgTGAATTCAAAACTCTCAAACAATATTTGCATTAATTTAATcttcattattttaaaatacatgaattacttatatttttaattttggtcttataactttttgaaaactGATCATTTCAAAATCTCTAATAGAAATGAAGATATCAAAAACTTACTTTTTAAAGGTACGTAGATCAAGataaacaaaatttgaaattaccGAAACTAAGATGAatgttttaaaagaataaagaccgatataaaccaaatttaaaaaataaataaataaaaaggaagaaaataattttcaagtgaatttgatttttctaaaaatttatCTCACAACAATATTTTTTTCAGGACAAGGGTGAAGTGAAGGAAAgcatttttgtttctaaaacAAGTAGGGCAGCCTCTTCAAATACAGGAGAgaaaaatcaattaattttcTGCCACATGTCATTGTTTGAATGGGTAGAGCATTTTTGTAGGCGtttataactttattttatgGCTTATTACGGAGTACTTTACTTGTGTTCACATCTCCAATACCGACCTTCAATCGCCCCCTATCATCCCAAACCCACTCTTTAAAAATCCCGCCGTCCACTTCCCCCTTGAAATTCATTCAATTCTGGTCCTCCGACGCTGCACGACGCTCAGACCAGATGTGTTCATTACAAAGAAGTGGTAATATTTTTATCCTAACCCTAACCGGTTCCGGTGAGCACAGATTCAATCCTCAGCTTCTAGATTCTATTCGATCCTCTCTTCGTCAAGTCCGCTCCGATGTTGAATCCGCCGTCTCCACCGACAGTTCCTCTAATTTTGTCCTAATTACCACCGCAGAAGGTAAATTCTTTTCCAATGGCTACGATATCGATTGGGAAAGAACCTCAATGAATCAAATGATTCTCATGGACGATAAATTGAAATCCGTCGTATCTGACCTAATCACGCTTCCGATGCCGACGATCGCTGCTGTTTCCGGCCACGCGTCGGCCGCCGGCTTTATTTTCGCGATGAGTCACGATTACATCGTGATGAGGAGAGATCGTGGATTTCTGTACATGAGCGAACTCGACATTCGTCGAGTGATTCCGCAATGGTTTGCGGTTTTGGTTAAAAGCAGAATCGGATCGGCGGCGGTTCGACGGGAGGTTGTTTTGAAAGCGCCGAAACTGACGGCGGATAAGGCTTTGGAATTGGGGATTATTGACTCTGCCCACGATGGCGCGGAGGAGACCGTTGCGGCTGCCGTGCGATTGGGGGAGGATTTGGTGGCGAGGAAATGGGACGGCCACACTTATGCCGGCAATCGGATGGAGCTGCTGTCTGAGGTTCTGAATGTCATCGGAGCACGTTGTTCCGTCGCAAAGCTTTGACGGTTTGGGAAACCGTGAGAGTGGCAGGTGATGGGTGGCTTTTATCGTTTATATCATTTGAATTAAACTAATAAagtatttgtaaaaggataggATAAAGTTGTTGGATAAATGGGAAAATatagaaagatgaaaaataagtATTCCTAAAAAGATATATTAAGAAAGATAAGTTAATACTATTTTTCAagtaaaaatatttgaatttgaaatttgttaTTCGTACCTATATGGTTGGGTTAAGCTTCTGGTGATCAtgcttttaattatttaattttagtaaACATACTTTGAGCAAATCTTTAATTTactcttttaaaattatttttatt containing:
- the LOC103501637 gene encoding enoyl-CoA delta isomerase 1, peroxisomal; this encodes MCSLQRSGNIFILTLTGSGEHRFNPQLLDSIRSSLRQVRSDVESAVSTDSSSNFVLITTAEGKFFSNGYDIDWERTSMNQMILMDDKLKSVVSDLITLPMPTIAAVSGHASAAGFIFAMSHDYIVMRRDRGFLYMSELDIRRVIPQWFAVLVKSRIGSAAVRREVVLKAPKLTADKALELGIIDSAHDGAEETVAAAVRLGEDLVARKWDGHTYAGNRMELLSEVLNVIGARCSVAKL